The sequence CAGAACCAAACTCCACAATCTCATCATCCACCTGGAGTCCCtggacagagagagaagagagatgaGCATCTGCCTTCTACAAAGCCAGGAGCATCACCCTTCACCCAGCCACATGGAGAGAGACGTGCTATGACACAACTCATCTCACCATTCAGCCAATTCTCCATGTCCTTGGAAAGAAGCAAGTACTCATTCCTCTGTCCTGTTTTACAGGAAGAGAAATACTGAGGCTGGAATGGTCAGTGAGGCCTGGAATGAGCTGTGTGGTGCAACGATACAGCTGGGAAGAGAGCACTTATTCCCTAACCATCCCCCCCAACTTATTTCTACTTATTAACAAGAGAGAAAGCCATCTGTTGTGTTTCCTCTCTGTCCAGAAGTGTTCCCCAGGAGCTGTCAGACCCCAGGCTCACCGATACACTTGCAGGAGATCCTGGAGTCACGGTGTTCACTTTGGCAAAGGGCTGTGGCAGGCTCTGGCTCTGGCTCATTGCCTCGGCCAGTGCCTCCGCCTCGTCCCTGGCATGTTTCTCCTTCTCCCGGGCGTGCAGCTGGTGAAGAGCTTCCTCCACCTGCTTCATCAGCGCCTTGTGATCGTTCTGCAGACCTGTGGGTCACACCATCAGCACACACGCACCAGGAGCAAGTTACAACTCAGGGGTCTTTCTCAGCACATGTTCTACTCCACAACTGTGCAGAAAATGGTATGCTTACACAGCCCAGTAGATGTTTATCTATTGGTAGAAGTTAGACACAGAAAACTACccaaaaaatcagtaaaaatgcaagaaaacaggGCTTGGAGGTGCACAATCACCTAGAAATTACTGAGCAGCTGAAGAATGTTTTCTATCAAGCCATGTACTTTTCATACATAGAGCAACAGCCATCCCCAAGGACGTAGCATGGGGCAAACgtcagaagaaataaacacCAAGCTATTTTTTACCCAAAGTTTGTTCTACAAACACCACAAAAGCGCTTCACTGAACTTcacaaatcatagaattgcacactggtttgggttggaagggaccttaaagctcctccagttccaacccctgccacgggcagggacaccttccactagagcaggttgctccaagcccctgtgtccaacctggccttgaacactgccagggatggggcagccacagcttctctgggcaccctgtgccagcgcctcagcaccttcacaaggaagagcttctgcctcagagctcatctcaatctcccctgtgtcagtttaaagccattccccttgtcctgtccctacaggccctcgtccaaagcccctctccaggcttcttgcagcccctttgggcactggagctgttctaaggtctcccgGAGCCTTCTCTCCCGCAGCAGAACCACCCCAGCGCTCCAGCCCGCCCCCCTAGCCCCAGCTCCCGCAGCAGAGCCGGCAGCGCCGCCGCGCCCTCCGCCCCGCGCTCACTCACAGATGATGTTGTGCCGGGCCGTGCGCACTTGGTACAGGTCGATGTCGTCGCGGGGGAACCCCTCCGCGTCCACCAGCGGCTCGTTCATCCCGACGCCCTTTTGCTACGAGGGAAGAAGAGTCCGTGGGGCTGCGGGTCGGGGCTGCGGaccggccccgcgccccgcgcCCGCGCCCCGCCGCACTGACACTCTCCAGCAGCTCGTAGCAGGCCTTGATCTGCGCCTCCAGCTCATCCTTCCGCCGCACCAGCTCCTGCACGTCGCTGACGGTGATCGGGCGGCTCCCACCGGGAGGCTCCATGGCCAACACAGCCCCGACGGGCGCCGGCCGCGGATAAAGCGCGTCACagccggcggggcggggccggcgtGTTGACATGGAGCGTTGGCAGTGACGCGGCGTTAGCGGTGACGCAGCGTTGGCTGTGGCACGTGGTGGCGCGGCAGTGTCACCGCCGCAGGGTCATGGAGCAgcgatgggctgtggccagtgggatgaggttcaacaaggcaaagtgccatCCTGCACCTCGGCTACAGCAACACCCTGCAACGCTCCAGGCGTTGGGAACAGCGGCTGGAAACTGGTCatgggaaaggagctgggggtgctgatggacggagctgaacatgagcggcttgtgcccaggcagccaagaagccaccagcatcctggcctggctcagcaccagtgtggcagcagggccagggcagtgactgtccccctgtgctgggcactggtgaggctgcacctcgaatcctgtgtcagttctgggcccctcactgcaagagagacattgaggtgctggagcagggccagagaagggcaccggagctggtgcagggcctggagcacaagtgtgatgaggaacggctgagggacctggggggtttagtctggagaagagaaggctcaggggggaccttatcgctctctgcaactgcctgacaggaggatggagccaggagggggctggtctctgctcccaaggaacaagggatgggacaagaggaaacggcctcaagctgcaccaggggaggtttaggtggagctgaggaacaattccttccccagagggtgctcaggcattggaacaggctgcccagggcagggctggagtcaccgtccctgcaagtgttcacaccccgtgtagccgaggccctcagtgccatgggttagtggtggccttggctgtgctggggaatggttggacctggtggtcttaaaggtcttttccaacctagctggAAATGTCCGTGCCCCCACACTTGCACACTCACCACCCACATTCCACCCTGCTGAGCCACAGCCAAGACTGCAAAAGACTCTGTGCAACTGGGAAGCCACCCATGGGATGACACTGGTGGatcccagcccaaaccaaacacacaccccTGGGTTGGGGGTGGGAGAAGGTGGAGCTGAGGAGGAGCTTCCCTGTCCCACCACTATATTAAATGTCCTCCTGCGCTCGCACTCTCTGCCGCTGTCACATCACCAGGGCACAAAAATGGTGAGGGACAGCAGATGGGAATTAACTTAAATGTTCAGGGTTTAATGGCACGGGACATCTCGGGAGCTTTATGGGGTTTAATCCTGCTTGAATTCGGATGTTTTAGTGGCTATGCTGGAAGTTGTGTAGAAGAGCTGTGCCTCACACTCTGACCTTTGGATCCAAGCTCCTTGGGGGCTGAGGTACCCTCCTGAACTGCTAACGtctctctttctgcttctctcttttagACAACTTACACAGACAAGGGAGAAAAGGTAAGAGCCATTTCATGTCCGTGGTCCTGCCCCACTGCCTGCTGTGAAAAATCAGCATGTTATTGCAAATAATACTCATTCCTTACTCCTTGACTACCCGGTACAACCAGAAGCAAAGCTTCTCTCTGGCTGCACCACATAGGACGCGGTTCCTTCTTGTGAACCAACATTAATAATTggaattttttcatttcctttttctttctgcttcgGGAGGCGAGTGACAAATGGGAGATGATGGATGTTTCCCAGCCAGCCCCGATGCCTAGGCAGGATCCTCTTTTCTTGCAACATTAATTTCCAAATGCTGGATGCATTCACCACCCTTTCCCCCTACCAAGTGCTTTCTCCCCCATGGCTGCACATCGCAGGGGGTTGGTTGGTGATGGGGATCAGAGCACAGGAGGTGTTGTCCCAGCACTGGGGTTGTGTAAGAGTGTTTTTTGGGGGAGTAATTAATGATTAACAGCCAGGCTGGTGGGTGGGCAGCTCACGGGGAGCACCGGGGTGGCTGCAGCGCCAGAGCCAGGGCTTTGCACCGTCCACTCACAGAGCAGGTCCTGCGGGACCAGCTGTGAAGCACTTTGGAAGCTGCTGTTCTGGGGCAGCAGATGGGGATTCACCCGgtttgctgtgagggtgctgaggcgctggcacagggtgcccagagaagctgtggctgccccatccctggcagtgttcaaggccaggttggacacaggggcttggagcaacctgctctagtggaaggtgtccctgcccatggcaggggttggagctgaaggagctttaaggtcccttcaacccaaaccagtctgggattctcttATTCAGGTGTATTCACAGGAGATGCATTTGCAGagtcacagctgctgcttctccctggcCCGCAGACGAGCAGCACTGTGGGAAGGGCTGTGGTGACATCTCTCAgccctgttttccctttccctttagCCGCTGCGAGGCCGCTTCATCCATTTCCACTCCATCACCTTCTGGGTCGGCAATGCCAAGCAGGTGAGAGGCTGCATCCAGCTGGGCACGGGGTTGACACTGGTTATTGGCTGCCAGGGGGGTGGTTCATCCCTGCAGCCCATCGGCCACAGTGTCCCAAAGCTGTCCCTGTCCCACCGGCATGGCCTTGGGCAGCAGCCTTGAGCGCCCTTGCGCAAGGCGAGGGGCGGCTGCCGGGGGTGTGTGCAGGGAAACGCACACTGGGACGTGCACAGGGCCATGGCCACCGGCCTCAGAGCAGTGAGGCCCCGCGGCAGCAGCTCTCGGTCACTCACTGCTAAAAACCATCTCTGAGTTTAAAATCCCTTTGCTTCAAACCTGAGCTGCTTTTCACCCAACCTCACTGACGAACAAGAGACAGGCCCTGTTTCGCTCTCAGTGGTGGCTTCTTCCCTGCTCACGGCCACGCGCCAGCCCTGCTCAGCCGTGTTGGGTGCAGGAGGGCTCTGGAGGCAGCACTTCCCactggatttgggtttttttacccaGTGCTGTGTCCTTTCTTGCCTCTTCTGTGCTTCTctggctgctggaggggagCAGAAAAGCTCCACTGCTCCCCACACATATGTGTGACTTAGACACACCATAGTGACTGCTCCCCATGGACTGTTGATGCTGCCCTCGTTTGGGGGAGCTCCATGGGAACGGGTgtcaccagcactgctgtggcttCACCAAGGGGGGCTCTCACCTGCCCACAGGCTGCATCCTACTACTGCAACAAGCTGGGGTTCGAGGAGCTGGCGTACCGGGGGCTGGAGACCGGCAGCAGGGAGGTGGTGTCACACGCCATCAAGCAGGATAAGGTAAGGGGATGATGCCACTGCCGGGGTGGAGGTCGGGGGGAGATGAGCTGCTGTTGGGCAGGTGGGTGCTGCCAAAACCCATCTGCGCCATTAAACCCTGCAGATGAGGTGCCTCTGCCCaagggcagggctgcagccacaTCGCCACGTCTCCATCCCtcacctttcctcttcctcaccagATCGTGTTCGTTCTCTCATCCCCTCTCAACCCAGGGAATGAGGGTAAGTGCTTTGGGAGGGGGAAACTGTCATGGCAGAGCAAAGCACCTCTGCTCATGGCCATGGCTGCTCTTTCTCTGAGCAGAGATGGGGGAGCACCTGGTGAAGCACGGTGATGGGGTGAAGGACATCGCCTTCGAGGTGGAGGACTGCGACTTCATCGTGCAGGTAGGCAGCCCCGCTGCTCCGACCTGCACCCTGGAACAGCGaggggaggtggggaagggcCTGGGGACATGTCCCCGCAGCCCAAGGGTGCTGCAGCACAAGGGGGTCTGTCTCTCCTGCCCAGAAAGCCAAGGAACGCGGCGCTGCGGTGCTGAAGGAGCCCTGGGTGGAGGAGGACAAATTCGGGAAGGTGAAGTTCGCGGTGATCCAGACGGTAagtgcagggagctgcagagctgagcccgCGCCAGAGCGGAGTCTGGGGGAGCAGCCTGGACCTGGGAGGTCCCCAAAAGGCCACCACAAAACCACTTGCCCCCTCTCGCAGTACGGTGACACCACACACACCCTGATAGAAAAGCTCAACTACAAAGGCCTCTTCCTGCCTGGGTACCACCCGCCCCTCTTCAAGGACCCTCTGCTGCCGAAGCTGTGAGTACTTCCCAGAAGGTCCTGCCCAGCTCTTTGTCACTGTGTGCCCATGGGATGTGCCACCAAGGAGCTGGACAGGTCGCCACTGTGCTGTGGGGTGCCCTCGAGCCCAGCTGAGGGTCACCCCTGGCTTCCCCCTGCAGACCAAGCGCCAAGCTCAACTTCATCGACCACGTTGTGGGGAACCAGCCTGACCTGCAGATGGTGCCAGTGGCGGACTGGTAAGAGCGgggtggagcagcagcactgctctgctggtCTCATGCTGAGGCTAATTAAACCAGAGCAGAGCTTCGTTAGAGTGGACATGGAGAGAGGGACTTGATCGTGCCCTTTGTGGCCTGGGCAGGTACCAGAAGAACCTGCTCTTCCACCGCTTCTGGTCAGTGGATGACAAGCAGCTGCACACGGAGTTCAGTGCCCTGCGCTCCATCGTGGTCACCAACTACGAAGAGACCATTAAGATGCCCATCAACGAGCCGGCATTCGGCAAGAAGAAATCCCAGATTCAGGTGAGCAGAGGCCAGTGGTTGATCCATCAAGCTGCTACTGCCTGGAGTGGGGCTTTGATGAAGGAAAAGGGACGAAGACATCAGTGATTTGGAGCTGGCGCAGATGTGCTGTGCTGAGGtggctgctggaaagcagccctggctctgctcaggTCTGCCAAGGGCTGTCAAACCCTGGGGGAGCCTCCAGCACGGAGCTGTTTTATCCCTCATCTCACCATTAGTGTCTCTTTTCATTTCATGGTGTCCTGAGCTGATATTGCTTTATGTTTTCCAGCCCACACCCAGCCTTTTGCACGCTGTAGCTGTGCTGTCACTAATGCGGTGACATTTTCTCCCTGTAGGAATACATCGACTACTACGGAGGGGCCGGAGTGCAGCACATCGCGCTGAACACCTCCGACATCATCTCGGCGGTGAGCGCAGACCCTGCCCCGTCCCGCTGGGCACAGAGCTCATCACAGGGCTGCTGGCCTGAGCCACCACAGCACATCACCCGCCTCTGCTGGGGCAGGCGCTGCTCTGGACTGAGCCCCGCTGCTGTTGAGTGCTTGGGTTTGGGCTCCTCTCCAGACCAAAGGGCCTCCAGAGGTTCTGGAGGGTCAGGGTGGGATGAAGCATCCTTCCATGGTGGCCAACTCTGCATTGCCTGGAGAAGGCATCTTGGGTCCTCCTGTTCCTGGTGCCCAGAGTGAGGTGGTGGGACAGGTCCCCACACACGAGGTTGGAAAAGCCATGGGAAAGGCTCACTCTGCCTCCTAACACCGCCTGTCCCAGGCCATGCTCTTGGCACAAACCTCTACCACAAACCAGCCCCAAGCCTGACCAACACCAGGGTCTCCCCTGCCTTGCAGATCACCAACATGAAGCAGCGGGGTGTGCAGTTCATGGATGTCCCATCCAGCTACTACCAGATGCTGCGGGAAAGGCTGAAAACTGCCAAAATCAAAGTGAAGGAGAACATCGACAAGCTGGCGGTGAGTCAGACCGGCCTGATGGGGAAAAGGTTTGCCTGGGGCTGAGCCAGCTCCACAAAGTGTTCTGCAGGGATGAGGGTGACACAGGGGGATCCCCTTgctcctgtttctttcctccaggAACTGAAAATCCTGGTGGATTTTGATGAGAAAGGCTACTTGCTCCAGATCTTCACCAAACCAGTTCAAGACAGACCCACGGTCTTCCTGGAGGTCATCCAGCGGCATAACCACCAGGTTGGTTG comes from Strigops habroptila isolate Jane chromosome 11, bStrHab1.2.pri, whole genome shotgun sequence and encodes:
- the PSMD9 gene encoding 26S proteasome non-ATPase regulatory subunit 9 — protein: MSTRRPRPAGCDALYPRPAPVGAVLAMEPPGGSRPITVSDVQELVRRKDELEAQIKACYELLESQKGVGMNEPLVDAEGFPRDDIDLYQVRTARHNIICLQNDHKALMKQVEEALHQLHAREKEKHARDEAEALAEAMSQSQSLPQPFAKVNTVTPGSPASVSGLQVDDEIVEFGSVNVNNFQNLQNIATVVQHSEGRPLSVTVIRGGRKVHVGLIPKRWAGKGLLGCNIIPLQR
- the HPD gene encoding 4-hydroxyphenylpyruvate dioxygenase — translated: MTLVDPSPNQTHTPGLGVGEGGAEEELPCPTTILNVLLRSHSLPLSHHQGTKMTTYTDKGEKPLRGRFIHFHSITFWVGNAKQAASYYCNKLGFEELAYRGLETGSREVVSHAIKQDKIVFVLSSPLNPGNEEMGEHLVKHGDGVKDIAFEVEDCDFIVQKAKERGAAVLKEPWVEEDKFGKVKFAVIQTYGDTTHTLIEKLNYKGLFLPGYHPPLFKDPLLPKLPSAKLNFIDHVVGNQPDLQMVPVADWYQKNLLFHRFWSVDDKQLHTEFSALRSIVVTNYEETIKMPINEPAFGKKKSQIQEYIDYYGGAGVQHIALNTSDIISAITNMKQRGVQFMDVPSSYYQMLRERLKTAKIKVKENIDKLAELKILVDFDEKGYLLQIFTKPVQDRPTVFLEVIQRHNHQGFGAGNFKSLFEAIEMDQDARGNLTVLEPDGETRCI